In one Gemmatimonadota bacterium genomic region, the following are encoded:
- a CDS encoding carboxypeptidase regulatory-like domain-containing protein: MRKSFVLFAAVLLGIGINSRPAQAQIGSTTDIVTGRVLGPDGKPLENVTVAVKSAESGITRTKRTDAEGRYTILFPDGGGQYRIEFRAIGFAPISRNVARQGDEDRLVTDVQIGTQVAAKLSTVTVTARNGGRDRGAPPTPGESGRTLSSEQLERLPVDMSDISAIAAMAPGVVGIAGNDTTAAAFSVAGQRSTLNNTTLDGLSFGSFSVPAEGLRSTRVVTNTYDPSKGQFSGGEIASTTRGGTNELTGGFTYSRRDPVLEFEGADSAAVSPTYLQDQISAGLGGPIIKDKMFIFGSAQLRRRSDPVQSLLASSPATLSTLGLDPASVQAFESQVRALGIPSPAAVPDRRIGDNTVGLLRLDYFVNDANSLTIRGDYRGSTQDPTRSNPYALPSSAGASTTTGAGIAATLTSNFESGIINELRTYYSRDNNHSEGYLTLPSGRVRISSPLADGTQALSVISFGGNPGFPQAGSSALIEAADEVSYLSKDRTHRVRLGTLFDLNTFRQNVTNNRLGTFTYNSLGALLSDTPDSYSRTLLSQERAGKTVAGAVYLGDTWRPNRQVQLVYGVRAEGTKVDDAPPLNSDVESKFGLRTNDFPTEVHFSPRAGFSINLTKPNPNDPFAQFQPAFLLRGGIGEFRAKTPTGLFTSAAGATGLIDTEQQVSCIGPAVPMPDWQSYLGDPTTAPTACVGNTSIPQNFSSVSPSVTLFAPDFEAPRSWRASLGLQHRLIGNITLSADASYARGVALYGVQDLNLKTSPAFSLADEGNRPVYAPAAAIVTGTGQVTSGGSRIYPEYGQVLELTSGLQSDTRQLTLSLNGATSGGTFFTFAYTLQRTRDQSSFTCCSAAQGFASPTTGGNPNISEWAPGDQDIRNTIQTYFTKPVKDWLDITANARLSSGAPFTPMVSGDINGDGSHNDRAFIFNPATTADPALASAMKQLIAGSPSNIRDCLTSQLGTVAGRNSCRGPWTPSLDMQMNFRPDGFNLHRKMTFSLVGSNVLAGLDQLLHGSNLRGWGQFNRADPTLLYVRGFDPVKQQFIYDVNGRFGSNNSARAVYRQPFVLALQARLALGPDPRDRFRQIFAARTDSSSIASSAMQNPVAQIIQMRDSLNLSDAQVTQLTTVSDTLAAQALALGAQIRAEVAKQGSGNPQAIMSKIRPQIVAGRQNLTAAMAQVQKILTPDQWKKVPENIKNPPAFGGGAGRGGRGGRGPGE; this comes from the coding sequence ATGCGCAAGTCGTTCGTCCTGTTCGCCGCGGTACTGCTTGGTATCGGGATCAATTCCCGTCCGGCGCAGGCGCAGATAGGTAGCACCACCGACATCGTGACGGGTCGCGTGCTCGGCCCTGACGGAAAGCCACTCGAGAACGTGACCGTGGCTGTGAAGTCCGCAGAGAGTGGGATCACGCGCACCAAGCGCACCGACGCCGAAGGGCGATACACGATTCTCTTTCCCGATGGCGGCGGTCAGTACCGTATCGAGTTTCGCGCGATAGGATTCGCGCCAATCTCGCGCAACGTCGCGCGGCAGGGCGACGAGGATCGGCTCGTGACCGACGTGCAGATCGGCACGCAGGTCGCAGCGAAGCTGTCGACAGTCACCGTAACGGCGCGCAACGGTGGGCGCGACCGTGGGGCGCCGCCCACACCTGGCGAAAGCGGGCGCACGCTCTCATCCGAGCAGCTCGAGCGACTACCGGTCGACATGAGCGACATCTCGGCGATCGCGGCAATGGCGCCAGGTGTGGTTGGAATCGCCGGTAATGACACTACGGCCGCTGCGTTTTCCGTTGCGGGTCAGCGATCGACGCTCAACAACACGACACTCGACGGTCTCTCGTTCGGGAGCTTCTCCGTCCCTGCGGAAGGACTGCGCAGCACGCGCGTGGTGACGAACACGTACGATCCATCCAAGGGCCAGTTCAGTGGCGGCGAGATCGCATCCACGACGCGTGGTGGAACAAACGAGCTCACTGGCGGCTTCACTTACTCCCGGCGCGATCCGGTGCTCGAATTCGAAGGAGCGGACAGCGCTGCAGTTTCACCGACGTATCTGCAGGATCAGATAAGCGCGGGACTCGGCGGCCCGATCATCAAGGACAAGATGTTCATCTTCGGATCTGCGCAACTGCGGAGGCGCAGCGATCCGGTGCAATCACTCCTGGCGTCGTCACCGGCAACGTTGTCCACGCTCGGACTCGATCCGGCTTCGGTGCAGGCTTTCGAATCGCAGGTGAGGGCGCTCGGAATTCCCTCTCCCGCAGCGGTACCGGACCGGCGCATCGGCGACAACACGGTCGGCCTCCTCCGTCTCGACTATTTCGTGAACGATGCCAACAGTCTCACGATTCGCGGTGACTACCGGGGCAGCACGCAGGATCCAACGCGCTCCAATCCCTACGCACTTCCATCCAGCGCGGGCGCCAGCACCACAACCGGAGCCGGTATCGCGGCGACGCTTACGTCCAACTTCGAGAGTGGTATAATCAACGAGCTGCGGACGTACTATTCACGCGACAACAATCACTCTGAAGGATATCTGACGCTCCCATCTGGACGCGTCCGGATCAGTTCGCCGCTCGCGGATGGAACTCAGGCACTCAGCGTGATCAGCTTCGGCGGCAATCCAGGTTTCCCGCAAGCTGGCAGCTCTGCACTGATCGAGGCGGCTGACGAAGTTTCGTATCTCAGCAAGGATCGCACGCATCGCGTTCGCCTCGGAACGCTGTTCGATCTCAATACGTTCCGCCAGAACGTGACCAACAACAGGCTTGGGACGTTCACCTACAACTCGCTTGGCGCGTTGCTATCCGATACACCGGACAGCTACAGCAGAACCCTCCTGTCTCAGGAGCGCGCAGGCAAGACGGTTGCAGGCGCGGTGTACCTGGGCGACACGTGGCGCCCGAACCGCCAGGTGCAGCTTGTGTATGGCGTCCGCGCGGAGGGGACGAAGGTGGATGACGCACCGCCGCTCAACTCCGATGTCGAATCCAAATTCGGTCTTCGCACGAACGATTTTCCAACGGAGGTCCACTTCAGTCCGCGTGCCGGATTTTCGATCAATCTCACCAAGCCGAATCCCAACGATCCGTTCGCGCAATTCCAGCCGGCATTTCTGCTTCGCGGCGGAATCGGCGAGTTTCGCGCAAAGACTCCAACAGGATTGTTCACATCTGCGGCAGGCGCCACTGGGTTGATCGACACCGAGCAGCAGGTGTCGTGCATCGGGCCGGCCGTGCCGATGCCGGACTGGCAGAGCTATCTCGGCGATCCGACAACCGCTCCAACGGCATGCGTAGGTAATACCTCGATACCGCAGAATTTCTCGTCGGTCAGTCCTTCTGTCACACTGTTCGCTCCGGATTTCGAGGCACCCCGCTCGTGGCGCGCTTCGCTCGGACTTCAGCACAGGCTGATTGGCAACATCACCCTGTCGGCCGACGCGAGCTACGCGCGCGGTGTGGCACTCTATGGCGTGCAGGATCTGAACCTCAAGACTTCGCCGGCGTTCAGTCTCGCCGACGAAGGGAATCGGCCGGTCTATGCACCGGCGGCTGCGATAGTAACCGGCACCGGTCAGGTAACGTCGGGCGGATCGCGCATCTATCCGGAATATGGTCAGGTGCTCGAGCTCACTTCCGGACTGCAGAGCGATACGCGCCAACTGACGCTGTCTCTGAACGGCGCGACGTCGGGCGGAACGTTCTTTACATTTGCGTACACGCTGCAGCGTACCCGTGACCAATCGTCGTTCACCTGCTGCTCGGCGGCCCAGGGATTCGCATCACCGACCACTGGTGGAAATCCCAACATCAGTGAATGGGCGCCGGGCGATCAGGACATTCGCAATACCATTCAGACCTACTTCACGAAGCCGGTCAAGGACTGGCTCGATATTACAGCGAACGCGCGTCTCAGCTCCGGCGCGCCGTTCACCCCGATGGTATCGGGCGACATCAACGGCGACGGCTCGCACAACGACCGCGCGTTCATATTCAATCCCGCAACGACTGCCGATCCCGCGCTTGCCTCCGCAATGAAGCAGTTGATTGCGGGCTCGCCGTCCAATATTCGCGACTGTCTTACGTCGCAGCTGGGGACTGTGGCGGGACGCAACAGCTGCCGCGGTCCGTGGACACCGTCGCTCGACATGCAGATGAACTTCCGGCCCGATGGCTTCAACCTGCATCGCAAGATGACGTTCTCACTCGTCGGATCCAACGTGCTCGCCGGTCTGGACCAGCTGCTCCACGGCAGCAACCTGCGTGGCTGGGGTCAGTTCAATCGCGCCGACCCGACGCTGCTCTACGTACGCGGGTTCGATCCGGTCAAGCAGCAGTTCATCTACGATGTGAACGGTCGCTTCGGCTCCAACAACTCAGCACGTGCGGTGTATCGTCAGCCATTCGTGCTTGCGTTGCAGGCCAGGCTGGCACTGGGCCCCGATCCCCGCGATCGCTTCAGGCAGATATTCGCTGCGCGGACGGACAGCTCGTCGATCGCGTCGTCGGCGATGCAGAACCCGGTTGCGCAGATCATACAGATGCGCGACTCGCTCAACCTCAGCGATGCACAGGTGACGCAACTAACGACTGTCTCCGATACGCTTGCTGCGCAGGCGCTTGCACTTGGCGCGCAGATCCGAGCGGAAGTTGCGAAGCAGGGCTCGGGGAATCCGCAGGCGATCATGTCGAAGATCCGTCCGCAGATTGTCGCAGGCCGACAGAATCTGACCGCGGCAATGGCTCAGGTTCAGAAGATTCTGACGCCGGACCAGTGGAAGAAGGTGCCTGAGAACATCAAGAATCCGCCGGCGTTCGGCGGTGGTGCGGGTCGTGGCGGCCGCGGTGGGCGCGGGCCGGGTGAGTAA
- a CDS encoding metallophosphoesterase family protein, with protein MRYALISDIHGNRPALESVLASIRTRDVDSIYHLGDLVGYAPWPNEVCEIIAREGIAGVAGNYDSTVANDYTHCGCRAEDPHQEELAHQSYEWTREHVNATTKAFLRALPFRIDIRPAGGHVAGPTVTLVHATPLNNLIYVDESRPDAFLTKMADVAKLKRGDVLAFGHTHKPWRRTVGGVHFINTGSVGRPKDGDWRAGYILLDVAATTARAEVVRVEYDLDEAMSGIRDSMLPSEFAEFLETGGKPLAAKVPRTDDS; from the coding sequence ATGCGTTACGCGCTCATTTCAGACATCCATGGGAACCGGCCGGCGCTCGAATCCGTGCTCGCCAGCATTCGCACGCGCGATGTCGACAGCATCTACCATCTTGGCGACCTCGTTGGATACGCCCCCTGGCCAAACGAAGTCTGCGAGATCATCGCCCGCGAAGGAATTGCCGGTGTCGCCGGCAATTACGACTCGACAGTCGCAAATGACTACACGCACTGCGGCTGCCGGGCCGAGGACCCGCATCAGGAAGAGCTTGCGCACCAGAGTTACGAATGGACACGGGAGCACGTCAACGCAACCACCAAGGCATTTCTTCGCGCACTTCCCTTCCGCATCGACATTCGTCCAGCGGGAGGACATGTCGCCGGGCCGACGGTGACGCTGGTGCACGCAACACCACTCAACAACCTCATCTACGTCGATGAGAGTCGGCCAGACGCGTTCCTGACGAAGATGGCGGACGTGGCCAAACTCAAAAGGGGCGATGTGCTTGCATTCGGGCATACACACAAGCCGTGGCGCCGGACGGTGGGAGGAGTGCATTTCATCAATACGGGAAGCGTCGGACGGCCAAAGGATGGTGACTGGCGAGCCGGCTACATTCTGCTCGACGTCGCCGCGACAACGGCGCGAGCCGAGGTAGTGCGCGTCGAATACGACCTCGACGAAGCGATGAGCGGCATCCGTGACAGCATGCTTCCTTCGGAGTTCGCAGAATTCCTGGAAACGGGCGGTAAACCGCTCGCGGCCAAGGTTCCCCGCACCGACGACTCATGA
- a CDS encoding Maf family protein produces MNEPRFVLASASPRRRELLELIGIQHTVDPADIDESMHGGERPAAHVERLAREKASKIAARHPGALVIAADTIVVLDGRVMGKPRTEDDACRMLSDLSGATHTVLTGMACAFNGELESSVDDVSVTFRSLSSDEIREYIATGEPMDKAGSYGIQGYGATIVRRIDGDYFAVMGLSLVRLVELMQKFRVRYHFGGATRHT; encoded by the coding sequence ATGAATGAGCCCCGCTTCGTTCTCGCGTCTGCGTCACCGCGCCGGCGCGAGCTGTTGGAACTGATTGGCATTCAGCATACGGTCGATCCTGCAGACATCGATGAATCGATGCACGGCGGAGAACGGCCTGCGGCGCACGTCGAGCGGCTTGCGCGGGAGAAGGCGTCCAAGATAGCGGCGCGGCATCCCGGCGCGTTGGTCATAGCCGCGGATACGATTGTGGTTCTGGATGGAAGGGTGATGGGTAAGCCGCGTACAGAAGACGACGCGTGCAGGATGCTTTCGGATCTGAGCGGTGCAACTCACACTGTACTGACAGGAATGGCCTGCGCGTTCAACGGTGAATTGGAGTCTTCCGTAGATGATGTGTCAGTGACGTTCCGAAGCTTGTCGAGCGATGAAATTCGCGAATACATCGCGACCGGCGAGCCGATGGACAAAGCGGGGTCGTACGGTATTCAGGGTTACGGTGCAACGATAGTACGACGCATCGACGGCGACTATTTCGCAGTGATGGGTCTGTCGCTGGTCCGACTGGTAGAGCTGATGCAAAAATTTCGCGTTCGCTATCACTTCGGCGGAGCGACGCGACACACCTAG
- the dtd gene encoding D-aminoacyl-tRNA deacylase — protein MRVVVQRVSRASVRVGGRVVGEIGTGLMLLVGFTHDDASREVDWMAEKLLGLRIFGDGEGKMNRSVADVGGSILVVSQFTLYGDARKGRRPSFVDAARPEVAIPLYQEFLVTLANSGLPVAAGEFGADMQVELVNDGPVTLLLERSAVVAG, from the coding sequence ATGCGAGTGGTCGTTCAGAGGGTGTCGCGCGCCTCGGTGCGCGTGGGCGGTAGGGTGGTGGGAGAGATCGGCACCGGACTCATGCTCCTCGTCGGCTTCACGCACGACGATGCGAGCCGCGAGGTCGACTGGATGGCCGAGAAGCTGCTCGGCCTCCGCATCTTCGGAGACGGTGAGGGGAAGATGAACCGGTCGGTCGCGGACGTTGGCGGGTCGATTCTGGTCGTGTCGCAGTTCACGCTGTACGGCGATGCTCGAAAGGGCCGCCGCCCATCATTCGTGGACGCGGCGCGGCCCGAGGTCGCGATTCCGTTGTATCAGGAATTCCTCGTCACGCTGGCGAACAGCGGCCTCCCCGTAGCCGCGGGCGAGTTCGGTGCCGACATGCAGGTCGAGCTGGTGAACGACGGCCCAGTGACGTTGCTGCTGGAACGCTCTGCGGTTGTCGCCGGGTAG
- a CDS encoding amidohydrolase family protein, giving the protein MKTSKHPPMAARALVLALAAPMITAPNVMAAQRPVLSRNVRQYVTVDTSVVALTHVRVIDGTGAQPRVDQTLILRDGKIAEMGNSAAIKPPANAQVMDLTGKSVIPGLVMMHEHLFYPTGPGVYGNVAESFTRLYLAGGVTSMRTGGNMNGYGEINIARAIRNGDKPGPWIDASAPYLQGPGLGIGQMHELKDASDARRMVDFWADAGATSFKAYMNITRAELAAAVDEVHKRGFKITGHLCSVTYREAIAAGIDDLEHGFFVSTDFDTSKKPDVCPGQAAGMASMAAVDPNSAQFKSLIADLIAHHVAITSTLTVFETFTPGQPMPPGLDVLDPILKQRFEKFYATVQGNDHSIYSTLFAKDRAMELQFARAGGLLIAGTDPTGAGGVIPGYSDQREVELLVGSGFTPLEAIRICTLNGATYLGRASEIGSIATGKQADLVVINGDPATNVSDIRKVELVFRQGVGYDPAKLIASVKGQVGLF; this is encoded by the coding sequence ATGAAGACTTCGAAACATCCTCCGATGGCGGCGCGCGCGCTGGTGCTGGCGCTCGCGGCGCCGATGATCACTGCGCCGAACGTGATGGCTGCGCAGCGGCCGGTACTGTCACGCAACGTGCGGCAGTACGTTACCGTCGACACATCAGTAGTTGCGCTGACTCACGTGCGCGTGATCGACGGAACTGGCGCACAACCGCGTGTCGACCAGACGCTGATTCTGCGTGACGGGAAAATCGCCGAGATGGGGAACAGCGCGGCGATCAAGCCGCCGGCGAACGCGCAGGTGATGGATCTTACAGGAAAGTCGGTGATTCCCGGGCTCGTGATGATGCACGAGCATCTGTTTTATCCGACGGGTCCGGGAGTGTACGGCAATGTGGCGGAGAGCTTCACGCGTCTGTATCTCGCCGGCGGTGTGACGTCCATGCGCACGGGCGGCAACATGAACGGCTATGGCGAGATCAACATTGCGCGCGCGATAAGGAATGGGGACAAACCTGGTCCGTGGATCGATGCGAGCGCGCCGTATCTGCAGGGGCCAGGGCTCGGCATCGGCCAGATGCACGAGCTCAAGGATGCGAGCGACGCGCGTCGGATGGTGGATTTCTGGGCCGACGCGGGGGCGACGTCGTTCAAGGCGTACATGAACATCACTCGCGCAGAGCTTGCGGCTGCGGTAGACGAAGTGCACAAGCGCGGGTTCAAGATCACGGGACACCTCTGCTCGGTGACTTACCGCGAAGCGATTGCGGCAGGGATCGACGATCTGGAGCACGGCTTCTTTGTATCAACGGATTTTGATACGTCGAAGAAGCCCGACGTCTGCCCCGGACAGGCCGCCGGTATGGCGTCGATGGCCGCTGTCGATCCCAACAGCGCGCAGTTCAAATCGCTGATCGCCGATCTGATCGCGCATCACGTTGCGATAACGTCCACCCTCACGGTATTCGAGACGTTCACTCCCGGCCAGCCGATGCCGCCAGGTCTGGATGTATTGGACCCAATACTCAAGCAACGATTCGAGAAGTTCTACGCGACGGTCCAGGGGAACGACCATTCCATCTATTCGACACTGTTCGCGAAGGATCGTGCGATGGAGCTTCAGTTCGCGCGCGCTGGCGGTCTGTTGATAGCGGGAACCGATCCGACCGGAGCGGGCGGGGTCATTCCCGGCTACTCGGACCAGCGTGAGGTCGAGCTGCTCGTGGGGAGCGGGTTCACGCCTCTCGAAGCGATAAGGATCTGCACACTGAACGGCGCGACGTATCTGGGGCGAGCGAGCGAGATCGGTTCGATCGCCACCGGCAAGCAGGCGGATCTGGTCGTCATTAACGGCGACCCGGCCACGAACGTCTCTGACATCAGAAAGGTCGAATTGGTTTTCAGGCAGGGCGTCGGATACGACCCGGCAAAATTGATCGCGTCGGTAAAAGGACAAGTGGGGCTTTTCTAG
- a CDS encoding ABC transporter ATP-binding protein, with the protein MKLLAKYLKRYWRLVLLALLLAAINQVFSLLDPLIFRYVIDNYATKFRQYTTMQFVRGVSVLLAAAVGVAFVSRVAKAFQDYFVNVVTQRVGVDLYSDGIRYSLELPYSLFEDQRSGETLGKIQQARLDAQRFITAAVNVLFTTIVGVVFVMVYAYKVHWSIAPAFLLTVPLLGVLSSVLSRRIKRVQEVIVAETTALAGATTESLRNIELVKSLGLTEQEVTRLNSTTEKILKLELKKVRYLRSLSFIQGTCVNLLRTSILFLMLYLIFAQQISVGQFFALLIYSFFIFGPLQELGNVINTYRETEASMANLETVFAIPPDPRPEHPVEIGPLTSLAFDHVTFQHRSANAPALVDVSFQTERGQTIAFVGPSGAGKSTLVKLLLGLYHPLEGRILYNGTSGTEVELDALRTRIGLVAQDAQLFSGTIAENLRFVRPDATDADCMRVLHEAAADSLLTRADKGLDTMIGEGGVKVSGGERQRLAIARALLRRPSLLIFDEATSALDSITEEEVSRTIRDVATRRETIAILIAHRLSTIMHADTIYVLERGRIVESGRHADLLEQKGLYHAMWRQQVGERRWPSGTPAPHLQPALTT; encoded by the coding sequence ATGAAACTTCTCGCCAAGTACCTCAAGCGCTACTGGCGCCTGGTCCTGCTGGCGCTGCTTCTCGCGGCCATCAACCAGGTGTTCTCGCTGCTCGACCCGTTGATCTTCCGGTATGTAATCGACAACTACGCAACGAAATTCCGCCAGTACACCACCATGCAATTCGTGCGCGGTGTGTCGGTCCTGCTGGCAGCGGCGGTCGGTGTGGCTTTCGTGTCACGTGTAGCCAAGGCATTCCAGGATTATTTCGTCAACGTAGTCACGCAGCGCGTCGGTGTCGATCTTTATTCCGACGGAATTCGATACTCGCTCGAGCTGCCATACTCGCTATTCGAAGACCAACGCAGCGGTGAGACGCTCGGAAAGATCCAGCAGGCGCGGCTCGACGCCCAGCGGTTCATAACGGCAGCCGTGAACGTTCTCTTCACTACGATCGTGGGTGTCGTCTTCGTGATGGTGTACGCGTACAAGGTTCACTGGTCCATCGCACCGGCTTTTCTGCTCACGGTTCCACTGCTTGGCGTTCTCAGCTCGGTGCTGAGCCGTAGAATCAAGCGCGTGCAGGAAGTGATCGTCGCCGAGACGACCGCGCTCGCCGGCGCAACGACGGAATCGCTCCGGAACATCGAGCTGGTCAAGAGCCTCGGTCTCACGGAGCAGGAGGTTACGCGCCTCAATTCGACGACCGAGAAGATCCTCAAGCTCGAGCTGAAGAAGGTGCGCTATCTCCGCAGTCTCAGCTTCATTCAGGGAACGTGCGTGAATCTGCTGCGAACGTCGATCCTGTTCCTGATGTTGTACCTCATCTTTGCACAACAGATATCCGTCGGCCAGTTCTTCGCATTGCTCATCTACTCGTTCTTCATATTCGGCCCCTTGCAGGAGCTGGGGAACGTCATCAATACCTACCGCGAGACCGAAGCGTCCATGGCGAATCTCGAAACGGTATTTGCGATACCGCCGGATCCGCGTCCGGAGCATCCAGTGGAGATCGGCCCGCTCACCAGTCTTGCATTCGATCACGTAACCTTCCAGCATCGTTCGGCGAATGCGCCAGCGCTTGTCGACGTCTCGTTCCAGACGGAGCGCGGCCAGACGATTGCCTTCGTCGGTCCGTCCGGCGCGGGGAAGTCCACGCTCGTGAAGCTTCTCCTCGGCCTGTATCATCCGCTGGAGGGCCGGATTCTATATAACGGCACATCCGGTACTGAGGTCGAGCTGGATGCACTGCGTACGCGCATCGGACTCGTAGCGCAGGACGCGCAGCTGTTTTCCGGAACGATCGCCGAGAATCTGCGATTCGTGCGACCCGACGCTACCGACGCCGACTGCATGCGCGTGCTGCACGAGGCCGCTGCGGACAGTCTGCTCACACGTGCAGATAAGGGCCTCGACACGATGATCGGCGAAGGGGGCGTGAAGGTGTCGGGTGGTGAGCGCCAGCGGCTCGCCATTGCGCGCGCGCTACTGCGACGCCCATCGCTGCTCATCTTCGATGAAGCGACGTCGGCGCTCGACTCGATTACCGAAGAAGAGGTGAGCCGCACGATCCGCGACGTCGCGACGCGGCGCGAGACGATCGCGATACTCATCGCGCACCGGCTGTCCACGATCATGCACGCAGATACGATCTATGTGCTCGAGCGCGGACGCATCGTCGAGTCGGGACGGCATGCCGATCTGCTGGAGCAGAAGGGATTGTACCACGCGATGTGGCGTCAGCAAGTCGGAGAGCGGCGATGGCCTTCGGGTACGCCCGCGCCACATCTCCAGCCGGCGCTGACCACCTAG
- the arsB gene encoding ACR3 family arsenite efflux transporter has translation MEANTLGWSPTSAMDAPVLRRLSRLDRFLPLWIFAAMVSGIALGRAFPGLGALLDRVQVAGVSVPIGIGLLWMMYPVLAKVRYESIGAHVADRKLLGTSLVLNWVIGPVVMFALAWLLLPDLPHYRDGLVLIGLARCIAMVLIWNSLACGSAELAAVLVALNSVFQILTYSVLGWLFLTVVPHWLGADTTALHVSMWQIAKSVLIFLGIPLLAGYLTRRTMVAKRGETWYNESFIPRIGPTALLGLLYTIVLMFAMQGTRILQLPVDVLRIAIPLVVYFFIMFGLAFVLSMKLGFSYAETASLSFTAAGNNFELAIAVAIATFGIASGEALAAVVGPLIEVPALVGLVYVSLWAGRRYFQTSPATT, from the coding sequence ATGGAAGCAAATACTTTAGGCTGGTCGCCGACGTCCGCCATGGACGCGCCTGTCCTCCGGCGCCTGTCCCGGCTGGATCGCTTCCTCCCGCTCTGGATATTCGCCGCGATGGTGAGCGGCATCGCGCTGGGACGGGCGTTCCCGGGACTGGGCGCGCTGCTCGACCGGGTGCAGGTGGCCGGCGTGTCGGTGCCAATCGGCATCGGACTGCTCTGGATGATGTACCCCGTGCTCGCCAAGGTGCGCTACGAGAGCATCGGTGCGCACGTGGCCGATCGGAAACTGCTGGGCACGTCGCTGGTGCTGAACTGGGTGATCGGCCCCGTCGTCATGTTCGCGCTGGCGTGGTTGTTACTTCCGGATCTGCCGCATTATCGCGACGGACTTGTTCTGATCGGGCTCGCACGGTGCATCGCGATGGTACTGATCTGGAACTCGCTTGCATGCGGCTCGGCAGAGCTTGCCGCTGTCCTCGTCGCACTCAACTCCGTCTTCCAGATTCTCACCTACTCGGTTCTGGGGTGGCTCTTTCTCACGGTCGTCCCGCACTGGCTTGGAGCTGACACGACTGCGCTTCACGTGTCGATGTGGCAGATCGCAAAGAGCGTTCTGATCTTCCTCGGCATTCCACTCCTCGCCGGCTATCTCACACGACGGACGATGGTGGCGAAACGCGGCGAGACATGGTACAACGAGAGCTTCATCCCGCGCATCGGTCCGACTGCACTGCTGGGATTGCTGTACACCATCGTGCTGATGTTCGCGATGCAGGGAACGCGCATCCTTCAGCTTCCGGTGGACGTCCTGCGAATCGCGATCCCACTGGTAGTGTACTTCTTCATAATGTTCGGGCTTGCCTTCGTGCTCTCGATGAAGCTTGGCTTCAGCTACGCCGAAACGGCGTCTCTCTCCTTCACGGCCGCTGGCAACAACTTCGAGCTTGCGATAGCCGTGGCCATCGCGACATTCGGCATTGCCTCCGGTGAAGCGCTCGCCGCAGTGGTGGGTCCGCTGATCGAAGTGCCTGCACTGGTCGGTCTGGTTTACGTGTCGCTCTGGGCGGGAAGGCGCTATTTCCAGACGTCGCCCGCAACGACATAG